A single Plectropomus leopardus isolate mb unplaced genomic scaffold, YSFRI_Pleo_2.0 unplaced_scaffold11541, whole genome shotgun sequence DNA region contains:
- the LOC121963516 gene encoding aggrecan core protein-like, which produces MTRWIVLLSACLHVISASFDYLYEEHSFMDPEDVLSVSIPLEEPQRPLLGASILLPCYFEDHTVPDPGAPTIAPLAHRIKWSLVTKEKVTTILVALEGQVRISERYLDRVHLVGYPQTSTDASIKISELRSSDSGVYRCEVQHGIEDNHDIVHVQVQGIVFHYRAIMGRYSLTFEKATAACAQNSAVMASPEQLQAAYDDGFHQCDAGWLSDHTVRYPIHDPRVNCYGDKEELPGVRTYGVRDLNETYDVYCFAERMTGRVFHTAAAEKFTYSEAVMACSNRGALLATTGQLYLAWQTGMDVCNAGWLGDRSVRYPINVRRPQCGGGLLGVRTVYLHTNQTGYPLPESRYDAFCYTESPAEEGSGLIEEGSGVLSVTAVTQSPEVFFRSTTPESEVVGEVETQQPTVVDFTFTESPAELPLPRPPSVTEVITDVIEAATARPDTGMAPGRGFVMPPGGVVFHYRSGSGRYAFTFVEAQLACQSVGASIASPEQLQAAYEAGYHQCDAGWVLDQTVRYPIVFPREKCAGDLGDRPGVRSYGLRPAEERYDVYCYADGLK; this is translated from the exons ATGACGAGGTGGATCGTGTTGCTGTCTGCGTGTCTACATGTCATCTCTGCGTCATTCGATTACCTTTATGAAGAGCACTCCTTCATGG ACCCGGAGGACGTGCTGAGTGTGAGTATTCCTCTGGAGGAGCCACAGCGTCCTCTGCTGGGAGCCTCCATCCTGCTTCCCTGTTACTTTGAG GACCACACCGTCCCGGACCCCGGCGCCCCCACCATCGCCCCCCTCGCCCATCGCATCAAATGGAGCCTCGTCACCAAAGAGAAGGTCACGACCATCCTGGTGGCCTTGGAGGGCCAGGTGCGAATCAGCGAGCGCTACCTGGACAGAGTTCACCTGGTGGGCTACCCCCAGACCTCCACAGACGCCAGCATCAAGATCTCGGAGCTGAGGTCCAGCGACTCGGGGGTCTACCGCTGCGAGGTCCAGCACGGCATCGAGGACAACCACGACATCGTCCACGTGCAGGTTCAAG GTATTGTGTTCCACTACCGCGCCATCATGGGACGCTACAGTTTGACCTTTGAGAAGGCGACGGCGGCGTGCGCGCAGAACAGCGCCGTCATGGCGTCACCTGAGCAGCTTCAGGCGGCCTACGATGACGGATTCCACCAGTGTGACGCCGGCTGGCTGTCTGACCACACAGTCAG GTACCCGATCCATGATCCTCGTGTGAACTGCTACGGAGACAAAGAGGAGCTGCCCGGCGTCAGGACGTACGGAGTCAGAGACCTCAACGAGACGTACGACGTCTACTGCTTCGCTGAGAGGATGACAG GTAGAGTTTTTCACACCGCCGCTGCAGAGAAGTTCACCTACTCGGAGGCCGTGATGGCGTGCTCCAACCGGGGCGCTCTGCTGGCGACCACCGGTCAGCTCTACCTGGCGTGGCAGACTGGGATGGACGTCTGTAACGCCGGCTGGCTGGGAGACAGGAGCGTCCGCTACCCCATCAACGTCCGTCGGCCGCAGTGTGGAGGCGGCCTGCTGGGGGTGCGGACCGTTTACCTCCACACAAACCAGACAGGATACCCACTTCCTGAGTCCCGCTACGACGCCTTCTGCTACACAG AGTCGCCTGCTGAGGAGGGTTCAGGCCTCATCGAGGAGGGAAGTGGCGTGCTGAGTGTGACGGCGGTGACGCAGAGCCCGGAGGTGTTCTTCAGGAGCACGACCCCAGAGAGCGAGGTGGTCGGAGAGGTGGAGACCCAGCAGCCGACCGTGGTGGACTTCACCTTCACGGAGAGCCCCGCGGAGCTGCCGCTGCCTCGGCCGCCGAGCGTCACCGAGGTCATCACAGACGTGATCGAGGCGGCCACCGCCAGGCCCGACACGGGCATGGCGCCCGGAAGAGGCTTTGTGATGCCTCCGGGTG GTGTGGTCTTCCATTACCGCTCGGGCTCCGGACGCTACGCCTTCACCTTCGTCGAGGCCCAGCTGGCCTGTCAGAGCGTGGGCGCCTCCATCGCCTCACCGGAGCAGCTGCAGGCGGCGTACGAGGCCGGATATCACCAGTGTGATGCAGGATGGGTACTGGACCAGACTGTGAG